In Natronococcus occultus SP4, the following proteins share a genomic window:
- a CDS encoding rhomboid family intramembrane serine protease, which yields MATCDVCGNEESMPYNCRHCGGTYCSEHRLPENHDCSRLNNWNDPQGVFDSGFDESVDNGGTAKSRSLTDKLPIDTGPGGPLAYFRGNMTYTVLALMWITFALQGIVELTLGSGVHRSLFVLAPESPEYVWTWVTSIFAHGGFLHIVFNSIVIFFFGPLVERYVGSRDFLGLFLISGAVAGLSQIGIQILQGVPPGFGGVVGASGAALAILGVLTILNPNLTVYLYFILPVPLWILAAGTALISVIFIGTGGGGNIAHAAHLVGLVVGLGYGEYIKRTRNVRTPDQFQLGGGGPGGPGGPGGPGGPGGPGGRRRF from the coding sequence ATGGCCACGTGCGACGTGTGTGGGAACGAAGAGAGCATGCCCTACAACTGCCGGCACTGTGGGGGGACCTACTGCTCCGAACACCGCCTGCCGGAGAACCACGACTGTTCGCGGCTCAATAACTGGAACGATCCGCAGGGAGTCTTCGACAGCGGGTTCGACGAGAGCGTCGACAACGGAGGGACGGCGAAGAGTCGAAGCCTGACCGACAAACTCCCGATCGACACCGGTCCCGGCGGCCCGCTGGCGTACTTCCGCGGGAACATGACCTACACGGTGCTGGCGCTGATGTGGATCACGTTCGCGCTCCAGGGGATCGTCGAGCTGACGCTCGGCTCGGGAGTCCATCGATCGCTGTTCGTCCTCGCTCCCGAGAGCCCGGAGTACGTCTGGACGTGGGTTACCTCCATCTTCGCCCACGGCGGGTTCCTGCACATCGTCTTCAACAGCATCGTGATCTTCTTCTTCGGCCCGCTGGTCGAGCGCTACGTCGGCTCGCGGGACTTCCTGGGGCTGTTCCTGATAAGCGGCGCCGTCGCCGGCCTCAGCCAGATCGGGATCCAGATTCTGCAGGGCGTGCCGCCGGGTTTCGGCGGCGTGGTCGGTGCCAGCGGCGCTGCACTGGCAATCCTGGGTGTGCTCACGATCCTGAACCCCAATCTCACCGTCTACCTCTACTTCATCCTGCCAGTCCCGCTCTGGATCCTCGCGGCGGGGACGGCGCTGATCAGCGTCATCTTCATCGGCACCGGCGGCGGCGGGAACATCGCCCACGCGGCCCACCTCGTCGGACTTGTGGTCGGACTGGGATACGGTGAGTACATCAAACGGACCAGGAACGTGCGAACGCCCGACCAGTTCCAGCTCGGCGGCGGCGGACCGGGCGGCCCCGGTGGCCCGGGCGGTCCCGGTGGCCCCGGTGGACCAGGCGGTCGCCGTCGCTTCTGA